Proteins encoded within one genomic window of Cucumis sativus cultivar 9930 chromosome 3, Cucumber_9930_V3, whole genome shotgun sequence:
- the LOC101204728 gene encoding protein indeterminate-domain 7 → MIKSLLLQHQSQAMEENLSNLTSASGEASACSGNHSDQIPTNYSGQFFSTPPPPKKKRNLPGNPDPDAEVIALSPKTLMATNRFVCEICSKGFQRDQNLQLHRRGHNLPWKLKQRANKEVIRKKVYVCPETSCVHHDPSRALGDLTGIKKHFCRKHGEKKWKCDKCSKRYAVQSDWKAHSKTCGTREYRCDCGTLFSRRDSFITHRAFCDALAEESARAITSNPPILIANNNNNNYNQNHLLPPLSSIATPNINSQLNFQITQQTHFNNPPFLDNTSFNNNSLKKENHQLQSNNNNNDNNNIPPWLTFPINNNSTSNNHNHHQIINPNHNHINLGPTSLHLIQSASPSSPHMSATALLQKAAQMGSTMSSNSNSNNNNNNNNAEPPHTIIPHTNCNFGLNLSSTTTSSSSRDIHQNQILEEAAAGLSHALPFYRNKIADFEGAGTSFELDQFGGVFKKNNDHHHHHQAAAGLSTRDFLGLRAISHTEFLSNIAAAGNFSHCINNNHNVGAAQNPQTTQIQNQSTWQG, encoded by the exons ATGATTAAAAGTTTGTTGCTTCAACATCAATCTCAAGCTATGGAggaaaatttgtcaaatttaacTTCAGCTTCTGGTGAAGCCAGTGCCTGCTCCGGCAACCATTCCGATCAGATTCCGACCAACTATTCAGGCCAGTTCTTTTCCACCCCACCACCaccaaaaaagaagagaaaccTCCCGGGAAATCCag ACCCAGATGCGGAAGTGATAGCTTTATCGCCGAAGACGCTTATGGCGACGAATAGATTTGTATGCGAGATCTGTAGTAAAGGGTTTCAGAGAGATCAGAATCTTCAACTTCATAGAAGAGGACACAATCTTCCATGGAAATTAAAGCAAAGGGCAAACAAAGAAGTAATAAGGAAGAAAGTTTATGTGTGTCCAGAAACAAGTTGTGTTCATCATGATCCATCAAGAGCATTAGGGGACTTGACAGGAATCAAGAAGCACTTTTGTAGAAAACATGgtgagaagaaatggaaatgtGATAAGTGCTCTAAGAGGTATGCAGTTCAATCAGATTGGAAAGCTCATTCCAAGACTTGTGGCACCAGAGAGTATAGATGTGACTGTGGAACCCTTTTCTCAAg GAGGGATAGTTTCATCACCCACAGAGCTTTTTGTGATGCATTAGCTGAGGAAAGTGCAAGAGCCATTACATCAAACCCCCCAATACTAAtagcaaataataataataataattataatcaaaaCCACCTTCTTCCTCCACTTTCTTCCATTGCCACTCCCAATATTAATTCTCAATTAAACTTCCAAATTACACAACAAACCCATTTCAATAATCCTCCCTTCTTAGATAATACCTCgtttaataataattctctaaaaaaagaaaatcatcaattacaaagcaataataataataatgataataataatattcccCCATGGTTAACCTTTCccattaataataattcaacCTCAAATAATCATAATCACCATCAAATTATAAACCCTAATCATAATCATATTAATCTTGGTCCCACTTCTCTTCATCTAATACAAAGTGCTTCACCTTCTTCTCCACATATGTCAGCCACAGCACTTCTTCAGAAAGCAGCTCAAATGGGATCTACCATGAGCAGCAACAGCAACagcaacaacaataataataataataatgctgAGCCACCACACACAATCATTCCCCATACAAATTGTAATTTTGGCCTTAACTTATCATCCACCaccacctcctcctcctcaCGTGACATTCATCagaatcaaattttggaagaagCTGCAGCAGGGCTTTCTCATGCACTGCCATTCTACAGGAACAAAATTGCTGATTTTGAAGGAGCTGGGACTTCTTTTGAATTAGATCAATTTGGAGgggtttttaagaaaaacaatgatcatcatcatcatcatcaagcTGCAGCTGGGCTCAGTACGAGAGATTTCTTGGGGTTGAGAGCTATTTCTCATACTGAATTCTTGAGTAATATTGCAGCTGCTGGTAATTTTAGTCATTgcattaataataatcataatgtTGGTGCTGCTCAGAATCCTCAAACtactcaaattcaaaatcaatccaCTTGGCAAGGTTAG